From Woronichinia naegeliana WA131, the proteins below share one genomic window:
- the psaA gene encoding photosystem I core protein PsaA, whose protein sequence is MTISPPEREAKAKVTVDTNPVPTSFEKWGKPGHFDRTLARGPKTTTWIWNLHANAHDFDSQTSDLEDVSRKIFSAHFGHLAVVFVWLSGMYYHGAKFSNYEGWLADPTHIKPSAQVVWPIVGQGILNGDVGGGFHGIQITSGLFYMWRAAGFTDSYQLYCTAIGGLVMAALMLFAGWFHYHVKAPKLEWFQNAESMMNHHLAGLLGLGSLAWAGHLIHVSLPVNKLLDSGVAPQDIPLPQEYVLDAGKMAEFFPSFAQGLTPFFTLNWGAYSDFLTFKGGLNPVTGGLWLTDVAHHHVAIAVLFIVAGHMYRTNWGIGHSMKEILEAHKGPFTGEGHKGLYEILTTSWHAQLAINLALLGSLTIIVAQHMYAMPPYPYQAIDYATQLSLFTHHMWIGGFLIVGAGAHGAIFMVRDYDPAKNVNNLLDRMLRHRDAIISHLNWVCIFLGFHSFGLYIHNDTMRALGRPQDMFSDSAIQLQPIFAQWIQHIHSLAPGSTAPHALATASNVFDGATVAVAGKVAISAIPLGTADFLIHHIHAFTIHVTVLILLKGVLYARSSRLIPDKANLGFRFPCDGPGRGGTCQVSGWDHVFLGLFWMYNSLSIVIFHFSWKMQSDVWGTVAPDGTVTHVTLGNFAQSAITINGWLRDFLWAQAANVINSYGSALSAYGIMFLAGHFVFAFSLMFLFSGRGYWQELIESIVWAHNKLNVAPAIQPRALSIIQGRAVGVTHYLLGGIVTTWAFFLARSLSIG, encoded by the coding sequence ATGACAATTAGTCCTCCCGAAAGAGAGGCGAAAGCCAAAGTCACGGTTGATACCAATCCTGTCCCGACTTCCTTTGAGAAATGGGGCAAGCCTGGCCACTTCGACCGTACCCTCGCTAGAGGTCCAAAAACCACTACCTGGATTTGGAATCTCCACGCCAACGCTCATGATTTTGATAGCCAGACCAGCGACCTAGAAGATGTTTCGCGCAAGATCTTCAGTGCCCATTTTGGTCACCTCGCTGTTGTTTTTGTCTGGTTGAGTGGTATGTATTACCACGGCGCGAAATTCTCGAATTATGAAGGCTGGTTAGCCGATCCGACTCACATCAAGCCCAGTGCTCAAGTGGTTTGGCCGATTGTTGGCCAAGGCATTTTGAATGGCGATGTCGGTGGTGGCTTCCACGGCATTCAGATCACTTCTGGATTGTTTTATATGTGGCGGGCCGCTGGCTTCACCGACAGCTATCAGCTTTACTGCACCGCAATTGGCGGTTTAGTGATGGCTGCCCTCATGCTGTTCGCTGGTTGGTTCCACTACCATGTCAAAGCTCCCAAACTGGAATGGTTCCAGAATGCTGAGTCAATGATGAACCACCACCTGGCGGGTCTATTGGGCTTAGGCTCTTTGGCTTGGGCCGGTCATTTAATCCATGTTTCTCTGCCAGTTAATAAACTACTAGATTCTGGTGTTGCACCTCAGGATATTCCCTTACCCCAGGAATACGTTCTGGATGCGGGCAAAATGGCTGAGTTCTTCCCCAGTTTCGCTCAAGGTTTAACACCATTCTTTACCCTCAATTGGGGAGCCTATTCTGACTTCCTAACTTTTAAAGGCGGTTTAAATCCGGTTACTGGCGGTCTCTGGTTAACTGACGTTGCTCACCACCATGTTGCGATCGCTGTTCTATTTATCGTTGCCGGTCATATGTATCGCACGAACTGGGGCATTGGTCACAGCATGAAGGAAATCCTAGAGGCACATAAAGGCCCCTTCACGGGCGAAGGTCATAAGGGTCTCTACGAAATCCTGACCACCTCTTGGCACGCACAGTTAGCGATCAACCTAGCACTGTTAGGATCTTTGACGATCATCGTTGCACAGCATATGTACGCGATGCCGCCCTATCCCTATCAGGCGATCGACTATGCGACCCAGTTATCCCTCTTTACCCATCATATGTGGATTGGCGGCTTCCTGATTGTCGGTGCTGGTGCTCATGGCGCTATTTTCATGGTTCGTGACTACGATCCAGCCAAAAATGTGAATAACCTTTTGGATCGGATGTTACGTCACCGCGATGCCATCATCTCCCATCTCAATTGGGTTTGTATTTTCCTCGGTTTCCATAGCTTTGGGCTTTATATCCACAACGACACGATGCGTGCGTTAGGTCGTCCCCAGGATATGTTCTCGGATTCGGCGATCCAACTGCAACCCATTTTTGCTCAGTGGATTCAACATATTCATTCCCTAGCCCCTGGCAGCACGGCTCCCCATGCTCTTGCGACGGCGAGTAATGTGTTTGATGGTGCAACGGTAGCGGTGGCGGGTAAAGTTGCGATTTCGGCTATTCCCCTTGGTACGGCTGATTTCCTAATTCACCATATCCACGCTTTCACCATCCATGTGACAGTGTTGATTCTCCTCAAAGGGGTTCTTTATGCCCGTAGCTCTCGGTTAATTCCCGATAAAGCGAACTTAGGCTTCCGTTTTCCTTGCGATGGCCCTGGTCGGGGTGGTACTTGCCAGGTTTCTGGTTGGGATCACGTCTTCCTCGGACTGTTCTGGATGTATAACTCCCTCTCCATTGTGATTTTCCACTTTAGTTGGAAGATGCAATCAGATGTTTGGGGGACTGTAGCACCGGATGGAACCGTAACCCATGTTACGCTTGGTAACTTTGCTCAAAGCGCGATCACTATCAATGGTTGGTTACGCGACTTCCTTTGGGCACAAGCTGCTAACGTAATTAATTCCTACGGTTCGGCACTGTCAGCCTACGGAATCATGTTCCTTGCAGGTCACTTCGTCTTTGCTTTTAGTCTGATGTTCCTCTTTAGTGGACGGGGCTATTGGCAAGAGTTGATTGAGTCGATCGTTTGGGCCCACAATAAATTAAATGTGGCTCCTGCGATTCAACCCCGTGCTCTGAGTATTATTCAGGGTCGTGCCGTGGGTGTAACTCATTACTTGTTAGGTGGCATTGTTACCACTTGGGCATTCTTCCTCGCTCGTAGTCTTTCCATTGGCTAG
- a CDS encoding glycoside hydrolase family 57 protein, which yields MALGYVALVLHAHLPFVRHPESDYVLEEEWLYEAITETYIPLIRVFEGLKRDGVDFKITMSMTPPLVSMLRDSLLQKRYEEHLTKLQELVDQEILRNEHNGHLRYLAEYYAQEFANIREIWERYDGDLVTAFKQFLDSNNLEIITCGATHGYFPLMKMYPQAVWSQIKVACDHYEEHFGRSPKGIWLPECAYFEGVERMLADADLRYFLVDGHGVLYARPRPRFGTYAPIFTETGVAAFGRDHESSQQVWSSQVGYPGDPEYREFYKDLGWEAEYEYIKPYVMPNGQRKNIGIKYHKITSRQAGLSDKALYDPYWAKEKAAEHAGNFMYNRERQVENLAGMMQRPPLVVSPYDAELFGHWWYEGPWFIDYLFRKSWYDQSTFAMTHLADYLKANPFQQVCRPSQSSWGYKGFHEYWLNETNAWIYPHLHKAAERMIEISCREAIDELEERALNQAARELLLAQSSDWAFIMRTGTMVPYAVRRTRSHLLRFNKLYEDVKSGKVDSGWLEKVEAMDNIFPRIDYRVYRPL from the coding sequence ATGGCTCTTGGCTACGTTGCCCTTGTTCTCCACGCTCACTTACCTTTTGTCCGACACCCTGAAAGTGACTATGTATTAGAAGAAGAGTGGCTCTATGAGGCAATTACGGAAACTTACATTCCCCTCATTCGTGTTTTTGAAGGGCTGAAACGAGACGGTGTTGATTTTAAGATCACCATGAGTATGACACCGCCCCTGGTTTCTATGCTTCGGGATTCCCTCTTGCAAAAACGCTACGAAGAACACCTCACTAAACTGCAAGAATTAGTTGATCAGGAAATTCTCCGTAACGAACATAACGGGCATCTTCGCTACTTAGCGGAATATTATGCCCAGGAATTTGCCAATATTCGAGAAATTTGGGAACGCTACGATGGCGATCTGGTGACTGCCTTTAAGCAGTTTTTAGATTCCAATAATCTGGAAATTATTACCTGTGGTGCGACTCACGGTTACTTTCCCTTGATGAAAATGTATCCCCAGGCGGTCTGGTCTCAAATAAAAGTTGCCTGTGATCATTATGAAGAACATTTTGGGCGATCGCCGAAGGGGATCTGGCTACCAGAATGCGCTTATTTTGAAGGCGTAGAACGGATGCTGGCCGATGCAGATTTACGATATTTTCTCGTAGATGGTCATGGCGTTCTTTATGCCCGTCCCCGTCCCCGTTTTGGAACCTATGCTCCTATCTTTACTGAAACAGGGGTTGCCGCCTTTGGACGAGATCATGAATCCTCTCAACAGGTTTGGTCATCCCAGGTTGGCTATCCGGGCGATCCTGAATATCGAGAATTTTATAAAGATTTAGGCTGGGAAGCTGAGTATGAATATATTAAACCCTATGTCATGCCCAATGGACAGCGCAAAAATATTGGTATTAAGTATCATAAAATTACTAGTCGTCAAGCCGGACTATCCGATAAAGCTCTCTATGATCCCTACTGGGCTAAAGAGAAAGCCGCAGAACATGCTGGTAACTTTATGTATAACCGAGAACGGCAGGTCGAAAATCTAGCTGGAATGATGCAACGGCCTCCCCTAGTTGTTTCTCCCTACGATGCCGAACTATTTGGCCATTGGTGGTATGAAGGGCCCTGGTTCATTGACTATCTTTTCCGCAAGTCTTGGTACGATCAAAGTACCTTTGCCATGACTCACTTGGCCGATTATTTAAAAGCTAACCCCTTTCAACAGGTTTGTCGTCCTTCCCAGTCTAGTTGGGGTTACAAAGGCTTTCATGAATACTGGCTTAATGAAACAAATGCCTGGATCTATCCTCATTTACACAAAGCGGCGGAGCGCATGATTGAAATCAGTTGTCGAGAAGCGATCGATGAACTGGAAGAGCGTGCCCTTAATCAAGCCGCCAGAGAATTGCTATTAGCCCAATCCTCAGACTGGGCCTTCATTATGAGAACAGGAACGATGGTACCCTATGCCGTTCGCCGTACCCGCTCCCATCTTTTGCGGTTTAACAAACTTTATGAGGATGTCAAATCAGGGAAAGTCGATTCTGGTTGGCTCGAAAAAGTAGAAGCAATGGATAATATCTTTCCTCGCATTGACTACCGAGTTTATCGCCCCCTTTAG